The proteins below come from a single Mustela nigripes isolate SB6536 chromosome 14, MUSNIG.SB6536, whole genome shotgun sequence genomic window:
- the TACSTD2 gene encoding tumor-associated calcium signal transducer 2 encodes MARGSGLALPSPPLPLLLLLLVAAIGPAAAKDNCTCATNKMTLCRADGPGGRCQCRVLGLDFPVDCSTLTSKCLLLKARMRAPKSGRALVRPSEHALLDNDGLYDPDCDHEGRFKARQCNQTSVCWCVNSVGVRRTDKGDLSLRCDELVRTHHILIDLRHRPAARAFNHSDLDAELRRLFRERYRLHPRFVAAVHYERPTIQIELRQNATEKGPGDVDIADAAYYFERDVKGESLFPGPGGLDVRVRGEPLLVERTLIYYLDEKPPQFSMKRLTAGLIAVIVVVVVALVAGVAVLVITNRRKSGKYRKVEVKELGELRKEPSL; translated from the coding sequence ATGGCCCGGGGTTCGGGCCTCGCGCTGCCGTCGCCCCCGCTGCCGCTGCTGTTGCTGCTCCTGGTGGCGGCGATAGGCCCTGCGGCCGCAAAGGACAACTGCACGTGCGCCACCAATAAGATGACCCTGTGCCGCGCGGACGGCCCCGGCGGCCGCTGCCAGTGCCGCGTGCTCGGCTTGGACTTCCCGGTGGACTGCTCCACGCTGACCTCCAAGTGCCTGCTGCTCAAGGCGCGCATGAGGGCCCCCAAGAGCGGCCGCGCACTCGTGCGGCCCAGCGAGCACGCGCTCTTGGACAACGACGGCCTGTACGACCCCGACTGCGACCACGAGGGCCGCTTCAAGGCCCGCCAGTGCAACCAGACGTCGGTGTGCTGGTGCGTGAACTCGGTGGGCGTGCGCCGCACCGACAAGGGCGACCTGAGCCTGCGCTGCGACGAGCTGGTGCGCACCCACCACATCCTCATCGACCTGCGCCACCGCCCGGCCGCCCGCGCCTTCAACCACTCGGACTTGGACGCCGAGCTGCGGCGGCTCTTCCGTGAGCGCTACCGGCTGCACCCCAGGTTCGTGGCGGCCGTGCACTACGAGCGGCCCACCATCCAGATCGAGCTGCGGCAGAACGCCACCGAGAAGGGCCCCGGCGACGTGGACATCGCGGACGCCGCCTACTACTTCGAGAGGGACGTCAAGGGCGAGTCGCTGTTCCCCGGCCCCGGCGGCCTGGACGTGCGCGTGCGCGGCGAGCCGCTGCTGGTGGAGCGCACGCTCATCTACTACCTGGACGAGAAGCCCCCCCAGTTCTCCATGAAGCGCCTCACGGCCGGCCTCATCGCCGTCATCGTGGTGGTCGTGGTGGCCCTCGTCGCCGGCGTGGCCGTCCTGGTGATCACCAACCGGAGGAAGTCGGGGAAGTACAGGAAGGTGGAGGTCAAGGAGCTGGGGGAGCTGAGAAAGGAGCCGAGCTTGTAG